Proteins co-encoded in one Candidatus Dependentiae bacterium genomic window:
- the rsmA gene encoding ribosomal RNA small subunit methyltransferase A, with protein sequence MKNARKNHSQHKHSHKNHSRSYHAEPRKKKEHGQVFLRDQSIVEDMLKDAQVQSNHTVVEIGCGDGFLTSSLLCYTPCKKLVVFEIDEEWARVVKEKCTSPKLDLNVINFLDVDLTQFFSPADPVVLLANLPYHITFPIFHVLKKNADLFSHGVVMVQEEVAQRLVATHGRSAGAISHYFQHYFELKLLTKVPPTAFDPQPQIFSRLVSFRPKKEICAIPDEEQFWEFVKTCFRNPRQMLHNNLHGTAFGHIPLTPETTNLRAQQMNMDLFLALWSGR encoded by the coding sequence ATGAAAAACGCTCGCAAAAATCATAGTCAACATAAACATTCGCACAAAAATCATTCTCGTTCTTATCACGCAGAACCACGCAAAAAAAAAGAACATGGCCAAGTTTTCCTACGCGACCAGTCGATAGTTGAAGACATGCTCAAAGACGCTCAAGTACAATCAAACCACACCGTGGTAGAAATCGGCTGTGGCGATGGCTTTTTGACTTCTTCTCTGCTCTGCTACACTCCCTGCAAAAAACTTGTCGTTTTTGAAATTGATGAAGAATGGGCGCGCGTGGTGAAAGAAAAATGCACCTCACCCAAGCTCGATTTGAATGTTATCAATTTTTTGGATGTTGACCTGACTCAGTTTTTTTCGCCTGCTGATCCTGTTGTTTTGCTGGCAAACCTGCCCTACCACATAACGTTTCCCATTTTTCATGTACTCAAAAAAAATGCTGACTTATTTTCGCACGGAGTGGTCATGGTGCAAGAAGAAGTTGCTCAACGCTTAGTCGCCACACACGGACGCAGCGCAGGCGCAATTTCGCACTACTTCCAGCATTATTTTGAGCTCAAGTTACTCACCAAGGTACCACCAACAGCCTTTGACCCTCAACCACAAATTTTCTCTCGACTGGTAAGCTTTCGCCCCAAAAAAGAGATCTGCGCCATCCCAGACGAAGAACAATTCTGGGAATTTGTAAAAACCTGTTTTAGAAATCCACGACAAATGTTGCACAACAACCTTCATGGAACAGCATTTGGGCACATTCCGCTGACGCCCGAAACAACCAATTTACGTGCACAACAAATGAACATGGATCTCTTTTTGGCTTTATGGAGCGGACGCTAA
- a CDS encoding Rne/Rng family ribonuclease — protein sequence MKKIIIQREQWQARVAVVDNENRLQDLYFESRARPELEKCFFKGKVSKILPGIQTAFVDIGQARSGFLHITEVDRARSVESSTEDLDGDVADLDLPVETSGLIPKNQMDISKIFKEGDSILVQVIKEPVGEKGAKLSTCFTLPGKFIVLMPNISQIGVSRKIDDPAERERLKTIVTSYLPTGMGAIIRTTAENKSSENITKDLAMLVSVWHSINKKLKSAEVGEKIHEDLPIPLRAVREHLDNDIEAVICDSQDDFQGIQRFIKYFMPDQLHLLRLYTETIPAFEYFGVEKQVNPLLDKKVYLKSGGSLIIESTEAMTVIDVNTGKFIGKGSMENTILTTNLEAAEEVVRQLRLRNIGGLIVIDFIDMYKSSNRQKLSRFLEKELKERDKFQSVTLKVSEFGLVQMTRKRSGRTLVQNLTDECFQCKGNGFVKSAAADAYAVLSGVSRDIKKDIPNSRMTLSVGSRVYHYLLNTEFSAILQIERLVGHKVELSCNYHFEGSHYHLSKTTGS from the coding sequence TTGAAAAAAATTATTATACAAAGGGAGCAGTGGCAAGCTCGAGTTGCTGTTGTTGATAACGAAAATAGGCTTCAAGATCTATATTTCGAGTCAAGAGCTCGTCCGGAGCTTGAAAAATGCTTTTTTAAAGGAAAAGTTTCCAAAATTTTGCCAGGAATACAAACAGCGTTTGTGGACATTGGCCAGGCACGTTCAGGTTTTTTGCATATCACCGAAGTTGATCGAGCGCGAAGTGTAGAGTCATCGACAGAAGATCTTGATGGCGATGTTGCAGATCTTGATTTGCCGGTTGAAACATCGGGTTTGATTCCAAAAAATCAGATGGATATTAGCAAAATATTTAAAGAAGGCGATTCTATTTTGGTCCAGGTGATCAAAGAACCGGTAGGCGAAAAGGGCGCAAAGCTTTCTACTTGTTTTACGTTACCGGGCAAATTTATTGTCTTGATGCCAAATATTTCACAAATCGGTGTTTCGCGGAAAATTGACGATCCTGCAGAGCGTGAACGACTCAAGACAATTGTTACGAGTTATTTGCCAACGGGAATGGGTGCGATTATTCGAACAACCGCAGAAAATAAAAGCAGTGAAAATATTACAAAAGATTTGGCTATGCTTGTTTCTGTGTGGCATTCGATCAATAAAAAATTAAAAAGTGCTGAAGTTGGTGAAAAGATTCATGAGGATTTACCAATTCCACTCAGGGCAGTCAGAGAACATCTTGATAATGATATCGAGGCTGTAATTTGCGATTCTCAGGATGATTTTCAGGGAATTCAGCGGTTTATAAAGTATTTTATGCCAGATCAGCTGCATCTCTTGCGTTTATACACCGAAACAATCCCTGCATTTGAATATTTTGGCGTGGAAAAGCAGGTTAATCCTCTGCTGGATAAAAAGGTGTATTTAAAGTCTGGCGGCAGTTTGATTATCGAATCAACTGAGGCGATGACGGTTATTGACGTAAATACTGGAAAGTTTATCGGTAAAGGGTCGATGGAAAATACGATTTTGACTACTAACCTTGAGGCCGCAGAAGAAGTTGTGCGTCAATTGCGTTTGCGTAACATTGGTGGACTTATCGTTATCGATTTTATTGATATGTATAAGTCGTCAAACCGGCAAAAGCTTTCGCGGTTCTTGGAAAAAGAGCTTAAAGAGCGCGATAAATTTCAGTCGGTAACGCTTAAAGTTTCTGAATTTGGTCTTGTTCAGATGACGCGAAAACGTTCGGGAAGAACGTTAGTGCAAAACTTAACCGATGAGTGCTTCCAGTGCAAGGGAAATGGTTTTGTAAAGTCTGCAGCTGCGGATGCGTATGCAGTGCTTTCTGGAGTTTCTCGGGATATCAAAAAAGATATTCCTAACTCTCGGATGACGTTAAGTGTTGGAAGTCGTGTGTATCACTATTTGCTCAATACTGAGTTTTCGGCGATCTTGCAAATCGAGCGATTGGTTGGACACAAAGTTGAGCTTTCATGTAACTATCATTTTGAGGGATCTCACTATCATCTTTCAAAAACAACCGGTTCTTAA